A region from the Phyllopteryx taeniolatus isolate TA_2022b unplaced genomic scaffold, UOR_Ptae_1.2 contig_24, whole genome shotgun sequence genome encodes:
- the LOC133473309 gene encoding gastrula zinc finger protein XlCGF52.1-like isoform X1 has translation MCATSVKEEEYEEELCGTKEENDTQGQVPETLFKKPQYVLHSADISEEDCYTDHQDLERAHLKEEEEPATPYIKEEEEEADITEFPLTVIVKSEDEDDEEGDGGSQADSHLAPLYDNDDITSHSPDTDENDDDDDEHSKGDVIGHSDNKRVRCSQCDNTFFNKSSLKRHMRTHTGEKPFACSVCGLRVTQKSILTTHMRTHTGEKPFACSVCGKRFYVKGQLRTHTRIHTGEKPFACLVCGKTFSLKTSIITHTRTHTGEKPFVCSVCNFSFSAYSGLFKHMKTHSGEKEFPCSVCGKRFARSCSLTTHSRIHTGEKPFHCSVCEKKFSRKDQVKRHKCVGVKTSSH, from the exons ATGTGTGCAACAAGCGTGAAAGAagaagagtacgaggaggaactttgtggaaCAAAAGAGGAGAACGACACACAAGGTCAAGTACCGGAGACGCTTTTCAAGAAGCCCCAATATGTGTTACACAGTGCAG ACATCAGTGAGGAAGATTGTTATACTGACCATCAGGACCTGGAGCGTGCCCAccttaaagaggaagaggagccggCGACGCcttacattaaagaggaagaggaggaggctgaTATCACTGAGTTTCCATTGACTGTcattgtgaagagtgaagacgAAGATGATGAAGAAGGTGATGGAGGATCCCAAgcagacagccacttagctcCACTGTACGATAATGACGACATAACATCACACTCCCCTGACACTGACGagaatgatgacgatgacgatgaacACTCTAAAGGTGATGTGATAGGTCACAGTGACAACAAACGCGTCAGATGTTCTCAGTGTGACAATACTTTTTTCAACAAGTCATCACTGAAaagacacatgagaacacacactggagagaagccttttgcctgctcagtctgCGGTCTTAGAGTAactcaaaaaagtattttaaccactcacatgagaacacacactggagaaaaaccttttgcctgctccgtTTGTGGCAAAAGATTCTATGTCAAGGGACAATTAAGAACACACACTAGaatacacactggggagaaaccgttTGCCTGTTTGGTGtgtggtaaaacattctctTTGAAGACAAGTATAATAAcgcacacaagaacgcacactggagagaaaccttttgtctgctcagtcTGCAATTTTAGTTTCAGTGCTTATTCAGGATTGTTtaaacacatgaaaacacatAGTGGGGAGAAGGAATTcccctgctcagtttgtggtaaaagattcgcTCGAAGCTGCAGTCTGACAACTCACTCAAGaatacacactggtgagaaaccatttcattgcagtgtgtgtgagaaaaaaTTCTCTCGTAAGGATCAAGTTAAGAGACACAAGTGTGTTGGCGTGAAGACCAGCAGTCATTAA
- the LOC133473277 gene encoding uncharacterized protein LOC133473277 isoform X1, which yields MCENSVKEEEYEEKLCRTKEEKERQLQLLEAVFKNPRVVLHRAVVSPDLYPEQQEWSSKAEQQEPEPPRIKDEDEPQPTHVKEEVTLELPRFKEEVKEGEEPQAPCLEEEERVAEIPTSPLTGVNKYNFAKLDYQSKWNLIHKGRPTPELKDLLQTTGPKVTRSFQAEWYNRKDWLCGCPVRNRLFCFPCLLFSTCENVWTKIGYCDMKNLPRSLTKHERSTSHIQSQIALKTFGTTRIDLALDEQQRLNASIHNAKVKENREVLKYLIAITCFFAEQDLTFHSNDENASCSNHGNYVELLHAFAEKDAKLARLLETSALFSALSKRIENDLIEAVADVIRNDIKKEINAAPFVAVQVDETTDVSNKAHISVIVRYVTQSDVACKVKEALLGLDDVSDDRRVPTIAEYVLGVLDKYDCVEKLVAQSYDGAAVMSSELNPVKEKIKEKVPEAMLTHCWAHNLNLVLLHSAKWMPVCRAFFKTLAGLGTFFSQSTKRSSLLDDVVKRRLPRAAPTRWSSNSRLLRAISMYQADVRAVFRIMSENPDSWDNDTLMMASGYDQWLSKASTCFLIMVSEGIFDEIDALVSALENKVMDMGHCCARIQDTMEVFEHMSLEFHTFYERFEQKCATLGLADSESPTGKRSVREERKQIYYNILDNVTFQMRSRFGHFDQLAFFGLVDCSKFSKMSRHFEDAKLQSLLNYARFFDFVRLKADLIGLYSSHIVRNECKTPGQLLSFLTEKDLIQTVPEATKLLQLALTVPATTLSVESSTSALKRLKLFFQNRTDRGNLSALAIVSVEKKRLLKLKERKEDFYNKVTESFVQMERRVDFIYM from the exons atgtgtgaaaatagcGTGAAAGAAGAGGAGTACGAGGAGAAACTTTGTCgaacaaaagaggagaaggagcgaCAGCTTCAACTCCTGGAAGCTGTTTTCAAGAATCCTCGCGTTGTGTTgcacagagcag TTGTGAGTCCTGACCTCTATCCTGAGCAGCAGGAGTGGAGCTCCAAGGCGGAAcagcaggagccagagcccccccGCATCAAAGACGAAGATGAGCCACAGCCCACCCATGTTAAAGAAGAAGTGACGCTGGAGCTCCCTCGCTTTAAAGAAGAAGTAAAGGAGGGGGAGGAGCCACAGGCCCCCTGTCTAGAAGAAGAAGAGCGAGTGGCTGAAATCCCCACGTCTCCTTTGACTGGTGTCAACAAGTACAATTTCGCAAAACTGGACTACCAATCGAAATGGAATCTAATTCACAAAGGTAGACCGACCCCAGAGCTTAAAGATCTGCTTCAAACCACAGGTCCGAAAGTAACCCGCTCGTTTCAAGCCGAGTGGTACAACCGTAAGGACTGGCTGTGTGGCTGCCCTGTCAGAAACCGACTTTTCTGTTTCCCCTGCTTGCTGTTCTCCACCTGTGAAAATGTGTGGACAAAAATTGGATATTGTGACATGAAAAACTTACCAAGAAGCCTCACCAAACACGAAAGATCTACTTCCCACATTCAAAGCCAAATTGCTTTGAAAACGTTCGGGACAACGAGGATAGATTTGGCTCTGGATGAGCAGCAGAGACTTAATGCTAGCATCCACAATGCTAAAGTAAAAGAAAATCGAGAGGTTTTAAAATATCTTATCGCTATAACCTGCTTCTTTGCTGAACAGGATCTGACATTTCACAGTAACGATGAAAATGCAAGCTGTTCTAATCATGGCAACTACGTGGAACTTTTACATGCTTTTGCTGAGAAAGATGCAAAATTAGCAAGACTTTTGGAGACATCTGCTTTGTTTTCTGCCTTGTCAAAGAGAATAGAGAATGATTTAATTGAAGCAGTAGCTGATGTCATCAGAAATGATATTAAAAAGGAGATTAATGCGGCACCTTTTGTGGCCGTACAAGTAGACGAGACAACGGACGTCTCAAACAAAGCGCACATTTCTGTCATTGTGCGCTATGTGACTCAAAGTGATGTCGCCTGTAAAGTGAAGGAGGCGCTTTTGGGGTTGGATGATGTGAGTGATGACAGACGAGTTCCTACTATAGCTGAATATGTCTTAGGGGTGTTAGATAAATACGACTGTGTCGAAAAGCTTGTCGCTCAGTCTTACGACGGGGCTGCTGTGATGTCATCAGAGCTGAATCCGGTGAAGGAGAAAATCAAAGAAAAGGTACCCGAAGCTATGTTGACCCACTGTTGGGCGCACAACCTCAATCTGGTGTTGTTGCATTCAGCAAAATGGATGCCTGTGTGTAGAGCGTTCTTTAAAACCCTGGCGGGACTTGGGACATTTTTTAGTCAGTCCACAAAGCGCAGCAGTTTACTGGATGACGTTGTGAAGCGGCGTTTACCGAGGGCGGCGCCCACGCGGTGGAGCTCCAATTCCAGACTGTTACGAGCGATTAGCATGTATCAAGCTGATGTGCGTGCTGTATTCCGCATCATGAGTGAAAATCCTGACAGCTGGGATAATGACACTCTAATGATGGCTTCTGGATATGATCAATGGCTATCAAAAGCCTCGACATGCTTTTTAATTATGGTTTCCGAGGGTATTTTTGATGAAATCGATGCACTTGTAAGTGCGCTTGAAAACAAAGTGATGGACATGGGACATTGTTGTGCGCGAATCCAGGACACAATGGAAGTATTTGAACACATGAGCCTTGAGTTTCACACTTTCTACGAGCGATTTGAGCAGAAATGTGCCACGCTGGGCCTGGCAGACAGTGAAAGTCCAACAGGTAAACGCTCAGTCAGAGAGGAGAGGAAACAAATATATTATAACATTCTAGACAATGTCACTTTTCAAATGCGAAGTAGATTTGGTCATTTTGACCAGCTTGCATTCTTCGGCTTAGTTGATTGCTccaaattttcaaaaatgtcccGACATTTTGAGGACGCCAAACTGCAGAGCCTATTGAACTATGCCAGGTTCTTTGATTTTGTGAGACTAAAGGCCGATCTCATCGGACTGTACAGCTCACATATAGTGAGGAACGAATGCAAAACTCCCGGGCAGCTTCTCAGCTTTTTGACAGAAAAGGATTTGATTCAGACCGTACCGGAGGCTACCAAATTACTTCAGCTTGCGCTCACTGTGCCAGCTACAACATTGTCAGTGGAAAGCTCAACCTCGGCATTGAAAAGACTCAAACTATTCTTCCAGAATAGGACCGATCGAGGAAATCTTTCTGCACTTGCAATAGTCTCGGTTGAGAAGAAGAGACTTTtgaagctcaaagaacgaaaggAGGACTTTTACAATAAAGTAACGGAGAGTTTTGTTCAGATGGAGAGGCGCGTGGACTTCATCTACATGTGA
- the LOC133473309 gene encoding gastrula zinc finger protein XlCGF7.1-like isoform X2 — protein sequence MCATSVKEEEYEEELCGTKEENDTQDISEEDCYTDHQDLERAHLKEEEEPATPYIKEEEEEADITEFPLTVIVKSEDEDDEEGDGGSQADSHLAPLYDNDDITSHSPDTDENDDDDDEHSKGDVIGHSDNKRVRCSQCDNTFFNKSSLKRHMRTHTGEKPFACSVCGLRVTQKSILTTHMRTHTGEKPFACSVCGKRFYVKGQLRTHTRIHTGEKPFACLVCGKTFSLKTSIITHTRTHTGEKPFVCSVCNFSFSAYSGLFKHMKTHSGEKEFPCSVCGKRFARSCSLTTHSRIHTGEKPFHCSVCEKKFSRKDQVKRHKCVGVKTSSH from the exons ATGTGTGCAACAAGCGTGAAAGAagaagagtacgaggaggaactttgtggaaCAAAAGAGGAGAACGACACACAAG ACATCAGTGAGGAAGATTGTTATACTGACCATCAGGACCTGGAGCGTGCCCAccttaaagaggaagaggagccggCGACGCcttacattaaagaggaagaggaggaggctgaTATCACTGAGTTTCCATTGACTGTcattgtgaagagtgaagacgAAGATGATGAAGAAGGTGATGGAGGATCCCAAgcagacagccacttagctcCACTGTACGATAATGACGACATAACATCACACTCCCCTGACACTGACGagaatgatgacgatgacgatgaacACTCTAAAGGTGATGTGATAGGTCACAGTGACAACAAACGCGTCAGATGTTCTCAGTGTGACAATACTTTTTTCAACAAGTCATCACTGAAaagacacatgagaacacacactggagagaagccttttgcctgctcagtctgCGGTCTTAGAGTAactcaaaaaagtattttaaccactcacatgagaacacacactggagaaaaaccttttgcctgctccgtTTGTGGCAAAAGATTCTATGTCAAGGGACAATTAAGAACACACACTAGaatacacactggggagaaaccgttTGCCTGTTTGGTGtgtggtaaaacattctctTTGAAGACAAGTATAATAAcgcacacaagaacgcacactggagagaaaccttttgtctgctcagtcTGCAATTTTAGTTTCAGTGCTTATTCAGGATTGTTtaaacacatgaaaacacatAGTGGGGAGAAGGAATTcccctgctcagtttgtggtaaaagattcgcTCGAAGCTGCAGTCTGACAACTCACTCAAGaatacacactggtgagaaaccatttcattgcagtgtgtgtgagaaaaaaTTCTCTCGTAAGGATCAAGTTAAGAGACACAAGTGTGTTGGCGTGAAGACCAGCAGTCATTAA
- the LOC133473295 gene encoding oocyte zinc finger protein XlCOF6.1-like: MCAKRLKEEYGEEICGADEDHLLDAVFKDPQHRADVSEEYLHPEQQEPGPPHIKEEEEPEPPYIEEEEKSEPYIKEEEEEADITKFPLTVIVKSEDDDEESDGDHCGGSQADNLLAPLSDCEDIMSHASDTHDEHSNGDMTCHSVNKRWKCSHCDKTFVSKYVLKNHMITHTGEKTFSCSDCGKRFARREHLNTHARTHSGEKPFTCSVCGQRYSRKASLIRHARTHTGEKPFACSVCTFAFSDRSGLVLHMRTHTGEKPFSCSMCGKRFVRSRNLTRHSRTHTGEKPFACLVCGKMFSLKESLISHTRTHTGDKPFSCSVCGVRLTQKFSLTNHMRIHTGERPFACSVCDKRFSEKRYLTVHKRTHTGEKPFACSLCTSSFSERSKLVKHTRTHTGEKPFSCSVCDKRFSRKDQLKKHKCAGEKSSGQ, translated from the coding sequence ACGTCAGTGAAGAATATCTTCACCCTGAGCAGCAGGAGCCAGGCCCCCCTCATattaaggaggaagaggagccagaGCCACCTTACATTGAAGAGGAAGAGAAGTCAGAGCcttacattaaagaggaagaggaggaggctgatatcaccaagtttcctttgactgtcattgtgaagagtgaagatgatgatgaagaaagtgatggagaccactgtggaggatcccaAGCGGACaacctcttagctccactatcagattGTGAAGACATAATGTCACATGCTTCAGACACTCATGATGAACATTCTAAtggtgatatgacatgtcacagtGTCAACAAacgctggaaatgttctcactGTGACAAAACTTTTGTCTCCAAGTATGTTTTGAAAAATCACATGATTACCCACACAGGGGAGAAAACTTTCagctgctcagattgtggtaaaagatttgcTCGCAGGgaacatttgaacacacacgCAAGAACTCACagtggagagaaaccttttacctgtTCAGTGTGTGGGCAAAGATACTCTCGAAAGGCAAGTTTAATAAGGCatgcaagaacacacactggagagaaaccttttgcctgctcagtctgCACCTTTGCTTTCAGTGACCGTTCAGGATTGGTTctacacatgagaacacacactggggagaaacccttttcctgctcaATGTGTGGTAAAAGATTTGTTCGAAGTCGCAATTTGACAAGACACTCAAGAACacatactggagagaaaccttttgcttgtTTAGTTTGTGGTAAAATGTTCTCTTTAAAGGAAAGTTTAataagtcacacaagaacacacacaggagacaaacctttttcctgctcagtgtgCGGTGTTAGATTAACTCAAAAGTTTAGTTTAACAAAtcacatgagaatacacactggagaaagaccttttgcctgctcagtttgtgataAAAGATTCTCTGAGAAGCGATATTTAACAGTGcacaaaagaacacacactggagagaaaccttttgcttgcTCATTATGCACCTCAAGTTTCAGTGAACGTTCAAAGTTGGttaaacacacaagaacacacactggtgagaaaccattcagttgcagtgtgtgtgataAAAGATTCTCACGTAAGGATCAGCTTAAGAagcacaagtgtgctggtgaaaAGAGCAGTGGTCAGTGA
- the LOC133473309 gene encoding glutamic acid-rich protein-like isoform X3, giving the protein MCATSVKEEEYEEELCGTKEENDTQGQVPETLFKKPQYVLHSADISEEDCYTDHQDLERAHLKEEEEPATPYIKEEEEEADITEFPLTVIVKSEDEDDEEGDGGSQADSHLAPLYDNDDITSHSPDTDENDDDDDEHSKGPDLDLLGSTKKTSSTDSQSGCNVMSVVCMFLCICNR; this is encoded by the exons ATGTGTGCAACAAGCGTGAAAGAagaagagtacgaggaggaactttgtggaaCAAAAGAGGAGAACGACACACAAGGTCAAGTACCGGAGACGCTTTTCAAGAAGCCCCAATATGTGTTACACAGTGCAG ACATCAGTGAGGAAGATTGTTATACTGACCATCAGGACCTGGAGCGTGCCCAccttaaagaggaagaggagccggCGACGCcttacattaaagaggaagaggaggaggctgaTATCACTGAGTTTCCATTGACTGTcattgtgaagagtgaagacgAAGATGATGAAGAAGGTGATGGAGGATCCCAAgcagacagccacttagctcCACTGTACGATAATGACGACATAACATCACACTCCCCTGACACTGACGagaatgatgacgatgacgatgaacACTCTAAAG GACCAGATCTTGATCTACTGGGCTCAACAAAGAAGACATCCTCAACAGATTCACAAAGTGGCTGCAATGTCATGagtgttgtttgcatgtttttgtgtataTGCAACAGGTGA
- the LOC133473277 gene encoding gastrula zinc finger protein XlCGF17.1-like isoform X2, with product MNDEYLCPEQQEQEPPDTKEEEEIHNIKEEEQEVDITKFPLIGVVMKSEDNEDQGHWSLLHPSKSEENRGAELPSSSSSQYMKTEGDADHCGGSQADSVLAPQSEFDDITSHSSDTDTADDEDDMTNYTDHTDEKCSHCGKTFSSKWNMKVHMRSHRGEKTFSCSDCGKRFSVKHSLISHARTHTGEKPFTCSICGQRLAENRYLNRHIRTHTGGKAFARSASNKSSRTSSDLIIHTRAHNGEKPFACSVCNKTFTHKGSLTSHTRTHTGEKPFACSVCGKRFNRPWQLKLHTRTHTGEKPYSCSVCGKRFTVKGHLVTHTRIHTGEKPFACPLCDKRYSRRGSLKIHTMTHTRAEKLVPVQFVILDSLIGHI from the coding sequence ATGAATGACGAATATCTTTGTCCTGAGCAGCAGGAGCAAGAGCCCCCTGATactaaagaggaggaggagatccacaacattaaagaggaagagcaggaggtTGATATCACCAAGTTTCCATTGATTGGAGTTGTTATGAAGAGTGAAGATAATGAAGACCAAGGTCACTGGTCACTGCTTCATCCCAGTAAAAGTGAGGAGaacagaggggcggagcttCCAAGCAGCAGTTCAAGTCAATACATGAAAACTGAAGGCGATgcagaccactgtggaggatcacaagcagataGCGTCTTAGCGCCACAGTCTGAGTTTGATGACATAACGTCACACTCTTCTGACACTGACACTgctgatgatgaagatgatatGACAAATTACACTGACCACACAGATGAGAAATGCTCGcattgtgggaaaacatttagtTCAAAGTGGAATATGAAAGTTCACATGAGAAGTCATAGAGGAGAGAAGACTTTCAGCTGTTCAGATTGCGGTAAAAGGTTCTCTGTAAAACATAGTTTAATAAGtcacgcaagaacacacactggagaaaaaccttttacctgctcaatttgtggtcaaagattagCTGAGAACCGATATTTGAACAGACAcataagaacacacactggagggaAAGCTTTTGCCAGGTCAGCCAGCAATAAAAGTTCCAGGACAAGCTCAGATTTGATTATACACACAAGAGCGCACAacggagagaaaccttttgcctgctcagtatGCAATAAAACATTCACTCATAAGGGAAGTTTGActtcacacacaagaacacacactggagagaaaccttttgcctgctcagtttgtggcaaaaGATTTAATCGACCATGGCAgttaaaattacacacaagaacccacactggtgagaaaccctattcctgctcagtgtgtggtaAAAGATTTACCGTAAAGGGACATTTAGtaacacacacaagaatacacactggtgagaaaccttttgcctgtccATTGTGTGATAAACGCTATTCTAGAAGGGGatctttaaaaatacacacaatgacacacacacgggcGGAAAAACTTGTGCCTGTTCAGTTTGTTATACTAGATTCCCTTATAGGTCATATTTGA
- the LOC133473278 gene encoding oocyte zinc finger protein XlCOF6-like, which yields MCARRVKEEYEVEICGTTEENERQDQLPDAVFKQPRVVLHRADVGEKYFHPEKLEPDCPRIKEEEEDITKLPLSIVPLKSEDYEDQGQTSQLHHSQSQENRVAAHPSSSSNQDHSGGSQADSLLAPLSDSDDITSHSPDTDDNEHSRGGRTCYTDNKPLTCSQCDKTFFTNYALQRHLRTHTGEKPFVCSVCGKRFSEKGHVIRHTRTHTGDKPFSCSVCGLRVTEKSSLKAHTRTHTGEKRFACSVCGKRFTDKRNLATHARTHTGEKPFACSICGTKFSMETHLKTHIHRHTGKKPFSCSVCGKGFSVKSSLGRHTKKHTGDNLFSGSSINCSFALADIHPEQQELRSTVEQPELEPHYIEEEDKEDDTIKLPLTGIPVNSEGDDEHSKGDVTSQIDNNHWKCSQCDKTYGSKTSLRRHMMVHTGEKPFSCSDCGKRFARKAFLIIHTRTHTMEKTFSCSICGKSFAIKATLVRHTRTHTGEKPFTCSFCGKTFPGKSYLIIHVRTHTGEKPYVCSVCGKRFIEKGSLNRHTRIHTGGKPLTGSVCNFNSGLEEVCLERQEQEHPHIKEEKEFSHIKEEDEATEHPHIKEEQETYITKLPLTVVIVKSEADQEHSKSDMTCQPDNKRVKCSQCDKTISTKKNLKRHMMIHTGEKPFSCSVCGKRFLDKGHLARHASIHTREKPY from the exons ATGTGCGCAAGACGTGTGAAAGAAGAGTACGAGGTGGAAATTTGTGGAACAACTGAAGAGAATGAGCGACAAGATCAACTCCCGGACGCTGTTTTCAAGCAGCCTCGAGTTGTGTTACACAGAGCAG acgtcggtgaaaaatattttcatcctGAGAAGCTGGAGCCCGACTGCCCTCGTattaaagaggaggaggaggatatcacCAAGTTGCCATTGAGCATTGTGCCTTTGAAGAGCGAAGATTATGAAGACCAAGGTCAGACGTCACAGCTTCATCACAGTCAAAGTCAGGAGAACAGAGTGGCAGCGcatccaagcagcagctcaaatCAAGACCAcagtggaggatcacaagcagacagcCTCTTGGCTCCAttatcagatagtgacgacataaCGTCACACTCTCCCGACACTGATGATAATGAACACTCCAGAGGTGGTAGGACATGTTACACTGACAACAAACCTTTGACATGTTCTCAGTGTGACAAAACCTTTTTCACTAACTACGCAttgcaaagacatttgagaacacacaccggagagaaaccttttgtctgctccgtttgtggtaaaagattctctgaaaagggacaTGTAAttagacacacaagaacgcatACTGGAGAtaaacccttttcctgctcagtgtgtggtcTTAGAGTAACTGAAAAGAGTAGTTTAAAAGCTCacacgagaacacacactggagagaaacgttttgcctgctcagtttgcggcaAAAGATTCACTGATAAGCGAAATTTGGCGACACatgcaagaacacacactggagagaaaccttttgcctgctcaatttgtggtaCAAAATTTTCTATGgagacacatttaaaaacacacattcacaggcACACAGGgaagaaacctttttcctgctcagtttgtggtaaaggcTTCTCTGTCAAGAGCAGCTTAGGGAGGCACACCAAAAAGCACACTGGAGATAATCTTTTTAGCGGATCTTCCATCAACTGTAGTTTTGCATTGGCAGATATCCATCCTGAGCAACAAGAGTTGCGTTCCACAGTGGAACAGCCTGAGCTAGAGCCCCATTACATTGAAGAGGAAGATAAGGAAGATGATACCATCAAGTTGCCGTTGACTGGTATCCCTGTAAATAGTGAAGGTGATGATGAACACAGTAAAGGCGATGTGACATCTCAAATTGACAACAATCACTGGAAATGTTCTCAATGTGACAAAACATATGGTTCCAAAACAAGTCTAAGAAGACACATGATGGTCCATACTGGGGAGAAACCCTTCAGCTGCTCAGATTGTGGGAAAAGATTCGCACGGAAAGCATTTTTGAtcatacacacaagaacacacaccatggagaaaacattttcgtgctcaatttgtggtaaaAGCTTTGCTATAAAGGCAACATTAgtaagacacacaagaacacacacgggggagaaacctttcacctgctcattttgtggtaaaacattccCTGGAAAGAGCTACTTAATAATACACGtaagaacgcacactggggagaaaccttatgtctgctctgtttgtggtaaaagatttatTGAGAAAGGAAGTTTGAACAGACAcacaagaatacacactggagGGAAACCTCTTACTGGTTCAGTTTGCAACTTTAATTCAGGATTGGAAGAGGTTTGTCTTGAGCGGCAGGAACAAGAGCACccccacattaaagaggaaaaggagttctcccacattaaagaggaagatgaggCGACAGAGCACCCCCACATTAAAGAAGAGCAAGAAACTTATATCACCAAGTTACCCTTGACTGTTGTCATTGTGAAGAGTGAAGCTGATCAAGAACATTCTAAAAGCGATATGACATGTCAGCCTGACAACAAACGTGTGAAATGTTCTCAATGTGACAAAACTATAAGTACCaagaaaaatctgaaaagaCACATGATGATTCACACAGGGGAGAAACCTTTCAGctgttcagtttgtgggaaAAGATTTCTTGACAAGGGACACTTGGCAAGGCACGCAAGTATACACACTAGAGAGAAAccttattag